ATGATTGAATTAGTGGTGTGAAGCCACGAGGAGAGATTCCCTAgttatcttttctacttttctctcttctcatcaatgtatcttctttcttctcttttcttttctctctctactttccccaatctctctcttcTTTGATTTTTCTCGTCTTCCTAGAACCCACATTCAATCAAACCTTAACCCATCCAAATCCCTACccaaccaaaccctaaccctaaaatttccaaattccaaaatcctcaattatTCCAACCCCTAATCGACAAAACTTAATTTTCAAAATTCTAATTCTTCACCCCTTGAATatcaaaaccctagatatccaATCCCAAAAATATGAAAATCCCTTGGCCAAATCATAAATCCCTTAAACCCAAAATTTGATATCCTAATCTGAAATCTCCTAAAACCTCAACCCTAATTTCTCTAAGCCTAGATACCTCAAACACATTTCCCACATTCCCTAGCCTTTAAATAACCCTAACACATCGAAACCCTTACAAGAcacatgatttccattgaattcagATTTAACACTATGCTAGGATGGGGGTTCTATCTCCCATAGGTCCCGGTTAATCAATAATTTATGAGATTTGCAATGCGGGACTGTCGTAGGTTTGAATTTGGACATgtcatgaatatgaaatttctgaatttatggtaaattagctTTTTTTTATCATTATATTGCTCTAGTTAATCTTTATTTTAATTCCATGacatcatattaggttagatcattcCGTCCTGCATCAGTTTCTCAAGAACTGCTTAGTTTAATGAGGTCCCATAAAAGATGGAAAAGGCAGAGAGTGCATCTCAGCTGCTTTTCTCTGAATCTTCTTCTCTTCAGCAGGTCTTTATTAATTATGAGTAGATGTTTGATAATATCATTTTTTACAAAGCCTAGAGTCACTAAGAAAATACGAAAATAAGAAGAAATTTCATCAATTGCTTAAATATTTACTCAACCCATTGCTACAATGCCGAATGAGGATGTGATTTCTATGGTTGTTGATAGCGTACAAGTAATCGGTCCCAGCTCGTTGATCCGGTTAAAAATGTAAACCTTCTTTTGTTTTGCAGCCTAGGATGGGCCATGATCAGATCAAATGTTGGGTCCATTTTGTGGACACTTCATGTCCAAAACAGTAAAGAGAGAAGGGAAAAAAAGGAGATGATATGGTAGAGCTGGAAGAACTGGAATATGGCATAGCCATCTCTATGCAGTTGATGTATCAATTGGGTCTCCATTCTTACATAGGGCCCTATCTTGGATGGTTTGTATTTCAAAATCTCACCTAGTATGCGATCCTATTGATCACTTCAATTTTCTCCACTGAAAATTTGACCAGTAAACATTTCCTTTTATTACCATGACTTTGAGGACCACCAATCAGATTCCTACGATCGTCCGATCCATGTGTATTTTCAACCATTTACCATCAAGAGCAGGGCTAACTAATGGCTGATCTGATTGATGCATCATTGTGCTACGTGTACTGTGGAAAGAAGGCTCTACCTAATTCCAGTTATTTCAGCTTAACTGTATCATCTctcaaaacaacaacaacaacaacagtgaCAACATGAATAAGAAGAACAACAGCTAGAATAAGAATAATAATTATAACTTCTATGGAGCTTAAATATTGGAGTTGGCCTAAGATATTTAGGAAGGGTTTTTCTGTATAATACAAATGCATTGTAGATGCCACACCGCATAATGAATAAAGCCTGCCAACCCTTTTCTTTTATAGAGTGATTGTGGATTATTAGAATCTCTTCGCATTTTAGGAATGCTTATCTTTCTTCATTTAGCTGGAAGCAAAATATCTGGCCACTGATGGGATGGTGCAGGTTTCTGCTGATCAAAGAGGAAGGTTATTGATGTCAACAGACAGATTGAATCAATCTAGTGAGAGAGTTAAGGAGAGTAGAAGAACCATGCTGGAAACAGAAGAGCTTGGTGTCTCAATTCTTCAAGACTTGCATCAACAACGCCAATCTCTCTTGCATGCCCATAACACGGTACATCCTTACAGTCAAAGGCTCTTTTACAATATGGTTTCTTAGCACCATCATTCATTACTTCTCTCTTTTTCATGTTGTCATCTCTGAACCTGTTGGTTTCATTCAATGATTTCTCTTTTGAAATGTATCCttccaaaaaaaattaaagagtTCCTTCCCGTTTATGatctatttcttcttttttaatgaaaaatcctcagaaaaatctgaaaatttatgGAAGAAAAAGCCTCAACTATTTTCAATTTTCAGAAGGATATTGGAGGGACAACGCCAATCTCTCTTGCATGCCCATAACACGGTACATCCTTACAGTCAAAGGCTCTTTTACAATATGGTTTCTTAGCACCATCATTCATTACTTCTCTCTTTTTCATGTTGTCATCTCTGAACCTGTTGGTTTCATTCAATGATTTCTCTTTTGAAATGTATTCttccaaaaaaaattaaagagtTCCTTCCCGTTTATGatctatttcttcttttttaatgaaaaatcctcagaaaaatctgaaaatttatgGAAGAAAAAGCCTTAACTATTTTCAATTTTCAGAAGGATATTGGAGGGAAAATTGAGCAAAATAccctttgtttatttcttttgagAAATGTGGTAGAGCCGAGCATTGCGGTGCCCGTGTGATGTGTTCGtcacatccaacccatcaaaAAGGTGGTGCCTACCATGATaatcatatgaccaaaaatcaggccaatccaatcatcaggtgggccacatcatagaaaacaacattcatctcccaaaaatccccaattccacgtgtggcccacctgataattggatcagcctaatttttggggcATTTGATCATCACAGTGGGGTGCAACTTCTGGATGGCCAGGATGTCATACACAAACTTGTCAGCCCCACAATGCTCACCATACCACctttttaataaataataataaccaaGGACATTTTGGTCATTTTTCCATCCATCCAGATGGTCAAGTGAttctttgaaaattcaaaatggtTGAGGACTTTTTCATAAACTCTGGTTTCTTTAGTACTTTTCCTTTTTTGATAAAAATCCCTTGCATTTTTCTATTTGTTCTTTCAACCAAACTTTACAAAATGTGTAAGCTATCTATCAAAAGAAATAGGGTAAAGAGGAGAGACTATGGAAATAATGACTTAAAACAAAAGACAAAAGCTTCCAATTAACCCAAAATTAAGTAGTTGATCTGTGATGCTTTTTCCCTCACATTCTTTGTGGTGGATGTGAATATAATAGCCtagcatttatttatttattagagagagagagagagaacaacaaATTTATTACGAAGCTCCCAACAAAGTGAGAAACGAATACTAGCCGAAAACAACAAAACTATTAAACGAAAAGATTAGCAGCCAAAGCTGCAGTTACAAGGTAATTGATTTAAGGATTTCTTCCTTGGTTGGAGCCATTCAAAGGAATTTGTCTGCCTCGAAACAAATTCTTTTTGAAATATATCGTGGCTTGTATTTCTTTCTTGACACCAGCTGCTGTGCAAACTGTTGTagattaagcttaacctacaacttATTCATATGCTTGTAAAACATATTTATATGCACCTAGAACTTACTCATATGGTCTGCCCCACAAGCAGCAAAGTTGCAAGTAGAGGAACCAACCTCTTATTTCTATCCATTAACAACAATCAAGGGAATTGAGTCAGTTGACTCTCCTGctcattagatgagctggtagagacaagTTCAGTGTGTGTGattgatccagggttcaatccctgatactgttacctttcaaaaaaaaaatcatgggagTTGAAGGCTTTGATTGAATGAATCCTTTCTACCCGGTGGAAAATATCTATTCTTAGGCCACACTGTCTTCATTTGCAGCTTCATGGGGTAGATGACAACATCGGCAAGAGTAAGAAAATCCTCACTGTGTCTTGTCTTCATTTGCAGCTTCATGGGGTGGATGACAACATCGGCAAGAGTAAGAAAATCCTCACTGCTATGTCAAGAACGATGAACCGGAACAAGTGCATTATTGGGTCTATCGTTGCGGCGCTAGTCATTGCAATCATCTTAATCCTCTACTTTAAGCTTTCTCATTAGCAGCCATTCGTCAGACAACTTCACGATTGGTGTTTTCTGATTGGTTTGAGTGTTTATATTTCAAGTTGTATCTCAATTATACTTTATCATGCTTGCCATGTGTGTAGCAAGATTCTACATATATGTCTGGGCTTGTCTCATTGACTTGAGTTTGGGTTGGAATGGTCAAAGGTGCATCCATTTGCATTGGTTTCTTATCCATCTCCTTTTGATGTATGAGCTACATGTAtcatttttccccttcatttgatGGATTGATGTTCGTCGTCACACCCACCCCCCACCTTTTTCAATTGCTTTTTAATATGGACAGTGACAATCATCTGATCGTTGTGATTGTTGGCTGTGTCATATCAATGGGTGGATCCATGGTTGtatggtttggattgatgtagGTACGGGGGATGCATGCTCAGGTTCTAGTAATATTTTttcagaaaggaaaaataaagagaaatCCCTTTGATTTACCTTTTCATCTTCCCATGTTTTATACTGTGACTAGTGTGTTGATCCCAACTGTTCATTTGTTGGGGACATCCATGAATAGGTCATAAGCGAAAATTGACAGGGATTGCATAATCCTAACCATTTCaaatgtgtgtgcgcgcgcgtgtgaAATGCTCACATAGAACTAATATAACGCCTGAGTAATGGTCCAACTAGTGAATAAATGCCAACTTTTTGCATCGGTACCTACACCAAACCCATCCAAaagtttggccccaccatgatagataGAAAGCACATAGTCACACTACACATTGTCACTGATGCACTAGGTGGACCATAACCGTACAACTTGCAGCTCATTTACCTGTATTTGTGCACCTCTCCAATGTCTTTGTTGGATGCTTCAAACCTGACATCCGGTAAATCATGTTACACAAAAATATCCAACCTCATACGCTCAAAAGACTGACTCATTGAAAAGTCTTTGAGGGGTTTGGTGCAAGCTTCCATATAAGATGAGCTACCTGTTGCCTGCAGGTGTCTCTTGCATGAGGTAATTTGAAATGTCTCTTTTGTTTTCCTCGTTTTCCTCTTATTAGACATTCTGACTCGGATATCAAAGTGTACCGACATCGCCGTAGGAGAGCCCCAGGCCCTAGCCCAACCCTACGCAAACTTTATTTGGGTGATCACTACTTGGGCCTGGCCCGTGGGCcactttgaagaccccatgtgcataggATGTGCATCATGAAGGCCTCAATCTGAGAGAATGCACATGGTCTACATCATGTAGAGTGCCAGGATAGCTTTTGAGAGTTTGGTtgagatccgaccgttggatcgcaTCCGatgacatggtggcccaccatgtgatcaAGTCCTTTTTCAGTTTTAGTGTCCAtttatgttttgttatttttctacacatttaggttggtttggatttcttagtGGGCCCCTACTTTGCTAGATTTTAAAAGGGGCATGTTAGTCATTTTACTTTTAATGTAAAAACTCTATTTAAGGTGAGGAAACGTCCAACCCTAGGGCAATGAAGAGTACATGTTTGTTTTCTAAAGATAAGCCTTTCTTTCTTCCATGCGACTTGGAAGAACCCTTCATGAGACTTAGAGCAAGGTGGTGAGATTCCATCTTTTTGTGGGCGTGCGATTCGCTCACGTGTTTATCTTCTGCAAGGTATGGTCTTTCCTTCTCCTTCTAATCCTTTAGAAAAAAACTTTTTTGATCCTATCTAGTCTAAACCCTTCAATCCATTGCGCCCAAAACCTCAACACTTTATATCCCTATCTCTCACATAAAACCTACCCTagaccctctcccaatttcctccTACAATCCTCAATTCTCAAATTACAGATTTATCCCACTCCATATCCCACGTGATCTTCATCTCCTCTAAACATAGTTTATTTGGTGAATGAGTATGGTAAATTCTATGTGTGTATGAATCTGCACATGAGTATTTTGTTGATATTCTGTGCTAAGGAGTTGTTCTAACAACCTTGACATCCTGCGATTTAATTTTTATATGATTGTGTGCATGTGGGGATGATTTCTAATGAAATGACATGAATTTTTGCTTGCTGAAATTACTGTTTGGTGAATTGTTCTGCTTAAATTATTGTTTGGTGGGCTTGGCCTATAACCCACAGGTCTTAGGATTTGTATCCTTTGAATTGTCCTTTGAATTATCTCCTATGAAACATGACATCCATACATGTATCCTACATttttggtatcagagagagggTTTAGCGTAGAGTATTTGTGAGTCCCATATAAAGTTAGGGTCTTTTGTATGCATGCATATAGGTTGAGATTGCATCTCATATAGTGTTTAGGCCACACCATTAGGATAGTAAATCTGAACTAAAGTCTAGGGTCACATTGGGTACACCCCGTGCCCCATCCAATCAATTTTCGTGTCAGTCGTAGAATTAGTTTCTTCCTTTTGAGTGAGTCCATACATTAAAATTGTCTTAGGTGTGTCGCAGTATGGCTACCGCAAGTAATAGTCGTGATCCCGACTCGTTATCTCAACAGATCCTAGCACAATTACAAGCCATCACGTATAGGCTAGATCTTCTTGAAACAGCCGTTAAGAAGCAGTGCACACTAACATAATCCAATAAGCGGCGCCTTGCTAACTTTGAGGATCCTGGTGACAAGCATGAGTCGCAGGCTGAGGTATTAGAGCGTGGTGCTAGGAGGGATCCCACAACCCCAGTAGAGCCAGCTAAGGCTCCTATAGCACATCATACCCTTTAGAGAGAGCCTGTTAGGGATTATGCGAGGGGGCATGGCCCAGTAGTTGGTCGTGCAGGGGTGCGTCCTCAGCCACCCCGGTTTGAGTACCATGACCGACATGATGTTGAAGATCGTGTCATAAGAGGTGTGAAAGTCGATGCACCGAGCTTTGATGGTCAACCGGACCCCAAAGTCTTTGTCAACTGGTTGGCAGACATGGATCACTTTTTCGAGTGGCATGACATGCCTGATGACCGTCGAGTGCAGTTCGCCAAGATTGAGCTTGTTAGTCAGGATAAGTCTTTTTGGCTGAACTATGAGCGCCGACTTGAGAGGCTTAGGCAACCTCCCATCACACTATGGGCCGAGATGAAAGAGGCCCTGAGGGAGAAGTATCTTCCCCTATCATACCAACAGAAGCTCATGGATTAGTGGCAGTCCATTCGCCAGGGGAACATGTCAAATTTGATGAGCATATGTTACGGTGTGACATCCAGGAAGACCCCATTGCGACACTTTCTAGATTTAGGATGGGGCTCCGACCTGATCTTCAGCACGAGCTGCTCACTCGCGATGTTGGTACCTTGGATCATGCCTACCAATTGGTGCCTGAGTTAGAGCGGTATGTAGCACTCCAACGTTCTCGACGTATGGATTATCGAGATCCCAGTTCTAGGGCTCCATCTCAGGGTATGAGACCTAATTATGGgactcaatccaaaccatcctccTCTAGCCGACCCAATCCTAGAAATTTCAAGGGTAAGGCCATTGAGAGATCTAGCTCAAGAGGAGGTGAGCCTACAGAATGCTACCAGTGCGGCAAAATGGGTCATTTCGCACGTGAGTGTCCCCAAAAGGCGCGAGGAAAGGCCCTCCTGATTAAAGATCAAGGGGAAGATCATAATGACCAGGTGACTATGAAGaagaagagtatcaccctgatgttggtgctagtgatgaagatgatgaggagaCTATCCCACTTGCTATAGTCAGACGTATCCTAACTCAGGCTAAGGACCAGGATGACTGGCGTTGTTCTACTATTTTCCATACTTACGGCAAAAGTGGGGAAAAGAATTGCAAAGTCATTGTCAACAGTGGAAGTTGTGCAAATGTGATCTCCGCTAACACCTTGGATCGTTTAGGCCTGAAGCCCACTCCCCACCCTCAACCCTATAAAGTCTCTTGGGATGACAACTCTTCCATGCCAGTGTCTCAGTGTCTGGTGCCTTTGGAGTTTAGTTCCTATAAAGACACACTGTGTTGTGATGTTTTGCCCATGAATGTGGGACACATCATCTTGGGTCGGCTTTGGCTCTTTGATAAGGATGTCACGATATATGGTCGTTCAAATGCGTGTACATTCTTACACGAAGGTAGAAAGATTATTCTGAAGCCTCTGCCTCCCAAGAACACCCAGGCTAAAAGGGGAGACATCAAGAAGGGTGATGGAAAAGAAGTGAGGAAATCCCAAACTAAGTCTCTTCACATTATTAATACGAAAGAATTTGAGAAAGAGGCTACAGAGAGTTTGGAGGTGTATGCCCCAGTGGCAAGAAAGGTTACACCAGAGGTTAAGGCAGAGATCCCGTCTAGGGTGAGTCTAGTTCTAGAGGAGTTTAGTGATGTTTTTCCTGAGGACTTACCAAATGAActtccacccatgagggacatccagcatgTCATTGACTTATTCCTTGGGTCTACTCTCCCGAACTTTCCTCACTACCGAATGAACTCGACCGAGCATGCCGAGTTGAAAAGGCAAGTTGATGAGTTGTTAAGAAAATGGTTCATTCGAGAGAGTTTGAGTCCATGTGTTGTGCCTACACTCCTCACatctaagaaggatggcacgtggcgcatgtgcgTGGACAGCCAAGCAATTAACAAGATTacaatcaagtatcggtttcctatACCGAGGCTTGATGATATGCTCGACATGATGGCCAGTGCCACGattttctcgaagattgacctcaagagtgggtatcaccaaattcgCATTCACCCAGGTGATGAATGGAAGACAGCTTTCAAGACGAAGTATGGGTTGTATAAATGGTTGGTCATGTCCTATGGGTTGATTAATGCCCCAAGTACTTTTATGTGAGTAAtaacccaagtgttgaggcccttcatgggcaagTTCCTGGTGGTTTATTTTGACAATATTCTCATTTATAATACCACTAAGGAACAATATCTCCACCATTTAAGGCAAGTCTATGAGATCCTTAGGACGGAGCAATTATATGCGAACCTGAAGAAGTGCGCTTTTATGTTAGATCGagttatcttcttagggttcatagtgTCATCCGAGGGTATGCGTGCGGATCCTAAAAAGGTTCAGGCCATAGTGAGTTGGCCAGAACCacaaaacattcatgaggtgcataACTTCCACGGCTTAGCTAccttttatcgtcggttcattaaaagctttagttccattatggctctcaTTACTGATTGCATCAAAAAAGGGGAGTTCTAGTAGACCAGTGCAGCCTCTAAGGCCTTTAAAGACATAAAGGGCAAGATGGTTGAGGCCCCTGTCATGTGACTTCCAAGTCTTTGAAGTGGCATGTGACGCCTCAGGTGTGGGAATAGGGAGAGTACTAAGTCAGGAGGGACACCTAGTTGcctattttagtgagaaactgaatgaagcAAAACAGAAATACTCCACTtatgacaaaaaaaaattatgcGGTGTAGTCATTGAGGCATTGGCGCCATTATTTACTCCTGCATGAGTTCATTTTGTTCTCTAACCACGAGACCTTGTGATATTTAGGCTCTCAGAAGAAATTGAATCTTAGGCATGCCAAATGGATCGAATTTCTTTAAGAGTACTTTTTTTGTTCTCAAGCACAAGGCCGGAGTCAAGAACAAACCTGTGGATGCCTTTAGTCGTAGGTTTGTGACTCTCCATTGTCTGAGAGTAGAGGTTACGGGTTTTGAGCGGTTAAAAGACGAATATCTTGAGTGCCcggactttggagagagaaatgtGTCACTTCTAGAGGATCCCACGAGGACAGACAGTGAGTTTGTCATTCATGATTATTACCTGTTTCGTGGAGATCGGCTCTGCATTCTTCGCATGTCCCTACGGGATTTCCTGATATGGGAGCTACATGCAGGTGgtgtagctggccattttggaaGGGATAAAATGATAACCCTTGTTAAAGACCGATTTtactggccaagtctcaagcgagatgtggCTAGAATTGTAgtgcaatgtcgtacttgtccgCTAGCAAAGCAAAAGAAATAGAACACAGGATTATATACTCCCTTGCTTGTGCCATATGCCCCTTGGGATGATCTTAGCATGGATTTTGTGTTGGGGCTTCCTAAGACTATCAAGAAGCACGATTCCATCTTTGTTGTGGTGGACTGTTTTTcgaaaatggcccacttcattgcaTGCTCCAAGACGTCGGATGCCTCACACATTGCTCGGATCTTCTTTGATGAGGTTGTTCGATTGCATGGTTtgccaaaaaccatagtgtctgactaGGATGTCAAGTTTGTGAGCTATTTTTAGAAGACACTATGGCATATTATGGGAACTCGTCTACAGTTTTCTTCGGCATACCATCCTCAGACtaatggccagactgaggtggtaAATAGGAGCCTAGGCGACTTGTTGAGATATCTGGTTGGTGATCATATTAGGACTTGGGACGCAATCTTGCCAACtacagagttcgcatataatagtTCAGTAAATAGGTCTACGGGTAAGAGTACGTTTGAGATTGTTCTTCGTTATAAGCCTAAGAGACCTATAAATTTGATTCCCATGTCTGTGTCACATCGTCCTTCTGAGTGTGCTGAGTCCTTT
This DNA window, taken from Magnolia sinica isolate HGM2019 chromosome 14, MsV1, whole genome shotgun sequence, encodes the following:
- the LOC131225312 gene encoding vesicle transport v-SNARE 11-like isoform X1; amino-acid sequence: MSEVFEGYERQYCELSSSLSRKCASACLLDGEQKKQKVSEIKGGLDDAEALIRKMDLEARSLQPNVKAMLLAKLREYKSDLNNLKSEVKRITSANANQAARDELLESGMADTLMVSADQRGRLLMSTDRLNQSSERVKESRRTMLETEELGVSILQDLHQQRQSLLHAHNTLHGVDDNIGKSKKILTVSCLHLQLHGVDDNIGKSKKILTAMSRTMNRNKCIIGSIVAALVIAIILILYFKLSH